CCTGTTTGGAAATAAACGGTAAGAAATTTTTGGCTTGCGCTTTGGGCGTTTTCTTATCTTCAGGGTTTTTCCAAATTGGGGATAAGCCAAGACAAATGACTTCTTCGCTCGAGCTGCCCCTCCCCGTAAAATCATTGTTCCTTGTCTATCCCTGTGTTAAACTCCTGCTCAAAGAAGATTTTCGAATGAGCAGCACACTTTAAAGTTCGAGCAGTGAATTGTTTTCGGGAGGTTTGCGCCGGATAAAAGCACTTTTCCTCCCATGCTTATAAAACTAGGACAGCAAAAGCCATGAGCACCAGAAGAAAACCTAAAATAAAAACGCCGGAGAGAGACATCCCGTCTCTTGACCTCTCCGCAAGACCGAGAAGAAACCGTAAATCCCCTTCCGTAAGAAACCTGGTGCGGGAAACTTCGCTTCTGCCGGGAGACCTCGTGTACCCGCTTTTTATCCATGATAAAAACGCCGACGAAGAAATAGAATCGATGCCCGGATGCAAAAGGTGGAGCATCCCGGGTCTTGTGGAGGAAGTGAGGCAGTCCCACAGCCTGGGCGTCGGGGCGGTAATGATTTTCCCGGCAATCGAAGACGGTCTTAAATCCCCCTTCGCCGAGGAGTGCTATAACCCGAAGGGTCTTGTGCCAAGAGCCATAGCCGCCATTAAAAAAGAGGTTTCGGAAGTTGCCGTCATAACGGATATCGCCCTTGATCCGTACTCAAGCGACGGGCACGACGGCGTGGTGTCCCCGTCCGGGGAAATACTTAACGACGTAACGGTCGAGGTGCTCTGCAAGCAGGCTCTATGTCACGGCGCCGCGGGAGTCGACATAGTCGCCCCGAGCGACATGATGGACGGGAGGGTCGGAGCGATCAGGGAGACTCTCGACGAAGAGGGCCATACGAACGTTTCGATAATGTCGTACACGGCAAAGTACGCCTCCTCTTTTTACGGACCGTTTCGCGGAGCGCTTGACTCGGCGCCGAGGGGCGGGGACAAAATGACTTACCAGATGGACCCCGCTAACTCAAGAGAAGCCTTGAGGGAGCTCATTTTGGACGAAGAAGAGGGTGCGGACATGGTGATGGTGAAACCCGCAGGGTACTACCTGGATCTCGTATCCCAGTTTCGGGAGAATACCGACCTGCCGGTGGCGGCCTATCAGGTAAGCGGCGAGTACCTCATGATAAAGGCGGCCGCGCAATCGGGGTGGCTTGAGGAGGAAAAAATAATCCTTGAAAGCCTTCTTAGTATAAAAAGGGCCGGAGCCGACATCGTAATCACCTATTTCGCGAAAAAGGCGGCCGAAATTCTTAGCAGAACCCAAGGGTGAGGAAAAACCCGATCCATCGACGCGCTTTACAAAATTTTATAGTCGTATAGAATTCCCTTTCTCAAAAAAACATTGGACAGACAAGATGAAAAAAGACATTCACCCAGATTACAACTACGTGGTTTTCAAGGATTCGTTCACCGGGCATATGTTCCTTACGCGTTCGACCAGAACATCCGAGGAAACTACTAAATGGGAAGACGGAAACGAGTACCCGCTTATAAGCGTGGAAATCTCAAGCGACTCTCACCCTTTCTACACCGGAAGGGAAAAGCACTATAAAAAAGAAGGCAGGGTCGAGAAGTTCCGTCGCAAGTACCAGAAAAAGTCCGCCGACAAAGAGACCGCGGAAACCGAATCGCAGTAAGAAGGTTTCAGAATCCCTCCGTTTCTGCCATAACCGAGTGAGGGAAGATGTAACTGCAAAAACGGTTTGGTCACTTTTTCTGTATGCTAAGAACGGCAAACGGGGGCTGGCATAATTTCAAGTTAGATATTTAAAGGAACTGCTTCCCGTATTTAATTTCGGATTTTTTGGCTTCAATTCCACGCTCAAGCTCTTTCAGCCATTGTGTCCATTCTCTCACACCATGTGCTTTAGGGCCGAGGATGACTTCGTCAAAGCAAAAGCTTTTGTGGGCATCTAGGTAAAAACGCGGCGGGATTTGCTTGGTATCAACCTTGATTCCATCTTGTTCTTGTGACATCTTTTCATTGTAATAACAGAATTGGATAACACGAACTTCCCGTTCCTCCTTGTAATGGCTTGCCTTGAAAAGGAAGCGGATATTATCGAGCAGTTCGCGGGCAAGTCGTTTTAGTTTATTCTCTTCGTCGTCTCCTCTTTTAGATACATAGCATTCTACATCTTCCAACGACTTTGCCAGTTCGTTCAGTTCTTTGGAGAGTTCCTCGTTCAGCTCTTTTGAGAGCTCCTCGTTGTTCTCGTTGTTTTCCTTGTTCATGTAAAAGATTTCATAAAGAGCTGGTTTAGACTGTTGCCTTTCCTCTGGATCTTTAAGATCGCCTGTCACCATAGACAGTTCTGATTGTAATCGTTGCATGTCTCCGACTTGTTGTTCATAAGTTTCTGCAAAACAAGTTCCTTCGTGCTCGAAAATCAGACAGGCTCCGGCAGCTTCCTGTCCGTTATGTTTCCCATACGTGCGCCATAGAAATAACTCGTCTTTCTCTCCTTGATTACTCGAACCCACCATAACGAAACTTCCTATATAGGCCGGAGATGGATTAGGCGGGTCTTCATCTTCTTCGTAAAAAACTTTCTTCACGTCTGGTTTATATTTTTTAATTATCTCAAAAAACACACTACCTTCTTCCGGGTCATTCATATAAGCCGCATTGTAGAAGCGGAAGTGTTCTCCATTAGCAAGATCTTTAAGCGTATGGAGGGAAGTATAATGAGCGACTTCCCTACCTTCTTCCGGCTCATAGAACTGTTTTTCCTTTATTTTGACGATTGAATCTAATAACTTTAAATATACTTCAAAGGCTTTAGCCTTATCTTCTTCTTTGCCTTCTTTATAGATATCATCAATCTGAAATGCAATATAATTCCGGGGAAAGATGGATTTCAAATCTGGATTGATTTTGTTACTATCCACAAGATCATCAAAGGCTTTGGGAAAATCTCCTTTTAGTTGATATACATAACCGCGAAGAAGATGTGTTTGCGTCCTCAGTGCATCAGGAGATTCTAGCTCCAGTGCTTTATTTGAATCCTCTATTGCTCGGTCAAAGTCGCCTTTGATATAGTACATGAAACCGCGGTTATAGTAGGCCCCTATATAACTGGGATCGAGTTCTAGTGCTTTATCGAAGTCTNNNNNNNNNNNNNNNNNNNNNNNNNNNNNNNNNNNNNNNNNNNNNNNNNNNNNNNNNNNNNNNNNNNNNNNNNNNNNNNNNNNNNNNNNNNNNNNNNNNNTTATCGAAGTCTTCTATTGCTCGGTCAAAGTCGCCTTTGCTATATAGTACGCGAGACCGCGGTTATAGTAGGCAAAAGCTTTATCATGGGGTGATTTCTCTAGTTCAACTATTTCCGCGCATATAGGTATCAGTTCATCCCAATTTTTTTCGTCGAAAAACTGGTGTGCTTTTTGTTTCAGATTTTCTAGATTTTCCTTCATTGTCGTTTTAATTTCATGAAACAGATTTTATGCATACAGAAGCTACTCTCTGTCTTTTTTATGCGAAATTCAACAGTTAATAAAGGCTGCCCGGGTTATTGTGGTTACAAAAATGATCTGATCAAATGACAAAGATGGTTTTGGTTTGATTTCTTGGTCATTAGTCACCAGATTCAGCAATCCCGAGAACTTTTAACTTTGAACCAGCTTCCGCAAGTGGTTGTCTTAAAGCCTTTTCAAACAAAGTCATATTTGAGACAAGCCATTGAATCATCTCCGGCCAGTTATCTCTGTTATAACCGTCGAAAAGCTTGCGAAATTGGATTCTTGATGCTTTTCTGCCTTCTTTGTGGTTCCAGATAAGTTTCTTACCAAAACTTCCTTCAATTTCAGCTTGCTGGTCTTTAAGTTCGCTAAAAAGAAAATCGTTTTCTTTAGCGTTGCTACGCATGAGAGAAAGTTCTACCCTCACCTCTTTTTTACCAAATATAAGAACGAATGGACAACTGGACACGCCTGAACCGGCACTCAACCAATGGTCCTCACCCGGACTGAGGTTGTTATAAAGCTTGCATTCAGAAATTCTGAAAGACTCTAGTGCTTTTTTCCAAAATTCCAGCCTTATGACATGTCGATCTTTACGTAGCGCCTCAGTCGATTTCTCTTCTTCTTCTTTAGTTTTCATGATAATC
The DNA window shown above is from Candidatus Dadabacteria bacterium and carries:
- a CDS encoding type B 50S ribosomal protein L31; this translates as MKKDIHPDYNYVVFKDSFTGHMFLTRSTRTSEETTKWEDGNEYPLISVEISSDSHPFYTGREKHYKKEGRVEKFRRKYQKKSADKETAETESQ
- the hemB gene encoding porphobilinogen synthase encodes the protein MSTRRKPKIKTPERDIPSLDLSARPRRNRKSPSVRNLVRETSLLPGDLVYPLFIHDKNADEEIESMPGCKRWSIPGLVEEVRQSHSLGVGAVMIFPAIEDGLKSPFAEECYNPKGLVPRAIAAIKKEVSEVAVITDIALDPYSSDGHDGVVSPSGEILNDVTVEVLCKQALCHGAAGVDIVAPSDMMDGRVGAIRETLDEEGHTNVSIMSYTAKYASSFYGPFRGALDSAPRGGDKMTYQMDPANSREALRELILDEEEGADMVMVKPAGYYLDLVSQFRENTDLPVAAYQVSGEYLMIKAAAQSGWLEEEKIILESLLSIKRAGADIVITYFAKKAAEILSRTQG
- a CDS encoding DUF2971 domain-containing protein, giving the protein MYYIKGDFDRAIEDSNKALELESPDALRTQTHLLRGYVYQLKGDFPKAFDDLVDSNKINPDLKSIFPRNYIAFQIDDIYKEGKEEDKAKAFEVYLKLLDSIVKIKEKQFYEPEEGREVAHYTSLHTLKDLANGEHFRFYNAAYMNDPEEGSVFFEIIKKYKPDVKKVFYEEDEDPPNPSPAYIGSFVMVGSSNQGEKDELFLWRTYGKHNGQEAAGACLIFEHEGTCFAETYEQQVGDMQRLQSELSMVTGDLKDPEERQQSKPALYEIFYMNKENNENNEELSKELNEELSKELNELAKSLEDVECYVSKRGDDEENKLKRLARELLDNIRFLFKASHYKEEREVRVIQFCYYNEKMSQEQDGIKVDTKQIPPRFYLDAHKSFCFDEVILGPKAHGVREWTQWLKELERGIEAKKSEIKYGKQFL